One window of the Suricata suricatta isolate VVHF042 chromosome 7, meerkat_22Aug2017_6uvM2_HiC, whole genome shotgun sequence genome contains the following:
- the LOC115295281 gene encoding 40S ribosomal protein S27-like, translating into MPLAKDLLHPSPEEEKRKHKKKRLVQSPNSYFMDVKCPGCYKITTVFSHAQTVAQKDPKSDAAITQTLDFFLNFDIQVSS; encoded by the coding sequence ATGCCCCTCGCGAAGGACCTCCTGCACCCGTCCccggaggaggagaaaaggaagcacaAGAAGAAGCGCCTGGTGCAGAGCCCCAACTCCTACTTCATGGACGTGAAGTGTCCGGGGTGCTACAAAATCACCACCGTGTTCAGCCACGCGCAGACGGTGGCGCAGAAAGATCCAAAGTCTGATGCTGCAATCACTCAGACTTTGGATTTCTTCCTAAATTTTGATATTCAAGTTTCTTCATGA